tgcccccaggctcaCTTACTTCTAAATATTCCTGCATTGCATTGTCCACCATCAAAAATTGGGTGAGATATGTCCCCAGGCATGGGACAACACTCTCGATGACACCCTGTGGCATTGGGTAGGGTGGGGATGAACACAGGCTCTGAGGTGTGCCCCAGACCATGCCCTAAATGCTACTTAGTCTCAGACTTCTAGGACCACACAACCTTCCCTGGACAGTGTTGGACACTAACTCACACCCCCTAATTTCACTTCCAGACTCCAAGGACCCCAAACTCCCTTGCAATCCCTTCCCAGCACAGGTTTTTCTTAAGTCACCGAGtttaatcccctccccccccatccaCTCTGTGTCAGGTCTTACAGGTCCTTATCCTGACTGGCTGCAACTAGTCCCCCAGGATTCCCACTGCTCACAGTCCTAAAGGTTCCAGGGACATTGAAGGGAGGCTTTCCAGGTGTACGGGTCCAGAGGGAAAGACTCAAGGAAGGTCCCCATGCTGACTTTGAGGTCACCTTTCCCTGACCCTCCCAACCTCATTCACATTCACCATCTCTTTCTGCTGCTCCTTCTTCTGGGTTCTTTTGGGTTTCATCTCCTGGGTTGAAAACTTGGAGATCTCCTCCTGCGAAGGTTGAGAACTAGGTCAGTGAGGCCCTCTCTCCCTCACTATTGTCCCTGGGGTCTTGGACACCTGAATCAAGTGGAAAGGTGGACATCTGCTTCCATCATATGCCTGATATCCCCTGCATGATCTTGTGTAAGAGGACTGGCCTCCCTGGGCCTCTATCTCTGGTGTAAGGATAGAGACCTGAACAGCCACATCAGGAGTCCAGAGGGCTTAGAGTTGCATGCTAGCAGCAAAGATGCTCTGGCCATCATGCTTTACCCCTCAGAGTCATAAGAATGCTCAACCACGTTCCTTTTCTCCCTTGAGCTTCACCACCTCACTGTGAGGGTGGCAACACTAAATGGTCATGCCTCATCTCCACATGAGGACACAGAGCCCCATGTGGGTGTCAACTTGGACCGATTCACTCAGGGCATCAGAGGACACCATCTGTTCCCCAGACGGAGGCCACATCTGAGCtgacctcaccccaccaccaaccaccACTAACTGGTGTCTGGTTCTCCCAGCCTCTGAGTGTGGGTTTGGCCACATAACATCCCAGCCTTGGAGCTTGAGGATGGAATGTCTCTGGAGGCTGAGTTGAGCAGCACCTTCCTGCTCCAGCCAAGAGAAGTGGAGACCCCAAAGTCTGCCTGAAGCCATACCAAAGGCATCCCCTCTCCAGAGGTCCACTCAGGACATTCTGTGTGCAGACAAGTCTGGCATCCACTCAGGAATGGGTCTCCATGGTTCCAGGTCTGATTACTCAGGTAGGGTGGATGCTGCCAAAAGTACTTAGCATTGAAATTTTGCTTCCTCTTTAATGTGAAAGCTTCTAGTTATGCTCAGGAAGGACGGCCATGGTTTCCAGTCTCCTAAATATTTCTCTTAGCTCTCTGGCACACATGTCATTAGTCACAAGGCAGTTATGAAACCCTCCCACTCAGATGGAGACTTCTCATCCTGCCAgttcatcatctcctcctggAATGTCCCAGCCACCTCCACTGAACAACAGCCTACTGCACTACAATGCACCAGCACATTGTACACAAAGCAGGCATATTCCTCTACACCAGCACACCAAGCAGCACACAAAGCAGGCATATTCCTCTACATCTTCAGAATAGGCCAGACTGGATTTGTTCAAAGAAACTTTTAGTGAAAAACTAACATCCCACCACCAGAGCCCtgaccctccagcctcctctttaCCTTAATGATTAACTCACAGCTCTGTGAGAGGTTGTTCTCATTGGAGACAAACTCAGATAGCATCTGAAAGAGGTGGAAGCTGTCCCTGagggagggcaagaaggaaggagaaaggtagGAGTGGGTAGGAGGCTGTAAAGGCTAATCCATTTTAGTTTAGCCAGCTGGGACTCAGACTGCCTGAGTGGGTGGTGCTGAACCTAGGCAGCTCTGAGTGTTACAGGACATCATGGGACTTGGGAGCTGGGCTCTGCAGTGGGCACAATGAGGTACCCCATCCCATTTCATGAGCATCTGGTTCTGATATGTGTAAATGTCAATGGATAGAGGGTGGTGCTGACAAGCAAGCATTTAACATGGTCCCATTTGGTTCAACTCTAACTGGCAGAGGAAGCAACCAGTGCTGAGGTAGAATAGTTGATCTCATCAACGTAGAGCCTCAGCTCACCTGGCCATTGCCCAGGAACCACTGCCTCCCAAGCCCCCTGAAGGGCAGTGTGCAGCCCCCACAAGGTCCCTGGTCCAATCTGGTGTCCCACAAGTGGCCTGCCCAACtggaaacttcctcccatgtcttCTTAAGACGGTGAATTGATTGGCTTTCAAGAGCAGAGGGGATAGCATAGAGTGAGGAGAAGGTCTTGAGGGTTTGGCACTcctgggaagggagaaagaatgagCAGTGAGATGGGGTAAGGGCACCCCCCGGCTCTAGTTTCAGACCCTCAGCTGACATCTCCCCTCTAGAatgagacagacacacagagtgACCCTGAGGGCATGCTGTGGACCCAGACAGGCACACCCACACTCAACCTGAGGGAGTAGCATGGGTGGGAGGTGAGGATATCGTAGGGCTCTGCTACAGGCCAGGGAGGGCCTCAAAGACTGACAGTCGATAAGAGCATAGAGGGGGCTCCAGAACTACAGAGAGGGTCCCCTGAGCAAACCCTGGCCACCTTgatccagtgctccaccaccctggccctgtcCTGAGCCTTCATGCTCTGGTCCCCAAGGCAGGTTGTGATGACGCAGTTGGTCACATGGTTGAACTGGGTGATGACAGCACAGACGGTGGGGGCTACATGCTCCTGGCCCTTTTCATTGTGCTGGGACCAGGTGGTGCCCAGACAATGATAGGGCACCACTTtcttgaacagctcctggggagAGGAGATGTCAGCCAGCCCCACACCCATGCACCTTAGATCCTGAAGACCCTCAAGACCCAGGCCAGGATCCAGTGGTCTCAGCTGGATCTCAGCAGGCTGAGGACAGAGTGTGTTCTCTGTCCCTGAGGAGACCTAGCACTCAAGTGACCCAGGGCCCAAGCCTagaggggaagagagagctgCACTTTCAAGTCCCTCTCACAAATTCCAGCACAGGAGGTGCCTCAAGCCTCCTCAGGCCCAGGTGGTACCATGGGTCCTCCTGGTAATGCCTCCTGGGCCAGCTAGCAGTCATGAGCATGGCCCTGTGGGGGCCATAGGCTTTGGGTGCCTGCCAAAGGATTCAGTGCACATCAGGGTCATATTAGTATCAATGCTGTGGAGACCCCCTGCAGAGAGAAGGCCACCCATGGAGCTGGTTGCACCTCTTTGAGCTCCCTTCAATGCCCAATGgccaagccccccccccccaaggctttctatttctttgctctcaTGTAATCTTCACAGTCTATGTGTATGGCAGGTATGTTTAGTGTCCTATATCTACTCTCTAGAGAGAAGTGCAGgttctatttctttgctctcaTGTAATCTTCACAGTCTATGTGTATGGCAGGTATGTTTAGTGTCCTATATCTACTCTCTAGAGAGAAGTGCAGGTTTGGGATTAATAAACTCGCTCAGGTTACAATGTTGGGAGTGGAACCAGGCTTTGGAACAATATCATAAGATTCTGGGTCAGGGTATGCTAAGGCAGATCCTGGGAGGAAGATCCACCCAAATCCACCCTGCCAATCCCAGCTGCTCACCGCATCCATCAGTGTCAATTGCTGTGCCACCAGTTCAGGAGGGAAAGCCAGGAGGTTAGCCTTCTCCTCACTCAGCAGGTTCTCTGAGGTCTCAGGCCAGGGGCTGGAAGGTTCTGATGGTGTAACCTGCCCTGCTGCTGACTTTAGCTCTGGCAGTGGCTCTGGTGGTTCTGCCAGACATGCCTTCCCCTCGAGAGGTGGTACTGGTGAAGGTGAAAAAATAGGCTGTGCCTCCAGAACGGACACTGGTGCAGGCTGTGTAGGTGGCACTGCAGGCAGTGGTGAGATTGCCTCCAGCTCAGGAAGTTGTGCTGCAGATGGCGATGTGACTTCCTCCAGTCTGGCAGCAGGGGCTCCATCTGGGGATGGAGCTGGCTCTACCTGCAGAGTGGTTATATGTGCTACTTCCATAGgtagtggtggaggtggtgatggagccaAATCAGCCTTTGGAATTTCCCCTGTGTCTGCTGAAGATGGTGGAATTGGTGCCACAGTTTGCTCTGGAGGCATTTTGAGCTCTGGAGCTGACAAGTGAGCTGGAGAAGAGTTAGGTTTGACTCTATGAATGGCTCCAAGTGTCTTTCAAATACAGAGAAGATCCCATTACTTCTAGGGGATAACCAGCCCAAAAAACTGTGCCCAGACTGCAGTCTCCCAGGAGACTAGACTGAGGATCCTCCTTGCTCCTGGCCCAAGAGCAATCTCTGGGAGGTCCTGCTTATGTGATCaagccctggcccccagcccacaACCTCACACGCTACCACCCTGAGCCTCCTCACCATTTGGGTCTGCCTCAGTGGGTTCAGGATGACTCATCTGTGAAAGCAGAACCTCGGCGTGGTGCTCCAGGGCAGAGCCAGGTAAATGAACCTGGGCATAGCCCACCAGCAGCTTGAGGCAGGGAGAGGCTGCTGGTTGAAAGAAATCTTCAGGGTACTTGTCCAACCAGGTACCCAGCAGGGAAGagagggtgctgagggcaggtgggtgGCAGTAGAGTCTGAAAGTGGCCTGTCTGCCACACTGCCTCCCTGGGACTCTCCCACTGGGTCATAAAGCCCTTAAGGACAGGGAAGGGTTTGGACTGGTTTGTTATTAGTCTGGCACTGACATACAGTAGGAGCTTAATCAATATGTGAGTGAGGAGGGGACAGGGTCTGTCCTGTGCTGGGCCCTCCTGGCTCCCACCCAGTAACTTGTGGTCTAAGAAGCTGCCTCATCTTCTGCCATGTGTCACCTGTCTACTCTTCCCACTGACAATGCCCTTCCAAATGACAGGGGCACAGCTGGCCCTGCCATCCCTgcaggaggcagacaggactgaggtCCATGGCAGATTTAGAGCAGGCTGCTCACCACCTCCTCTCATGGGTCTGCATGAAATGGTGTTTTAGGGTCTTGGAGCTGTGGTGGGGAAGGGCCCTCTCAAGGACCAACAATGATCCCACAGGGTCCTCTGCAACCAGTGCCCCAGAATCCCACCCACAGCTTCCTCTGACTCCTTTCCAACTGGGAGGAAATCCCTCTGGACTCAGCCCTCCAGGAGGGCCATAGAAGGAGTAGGGTCCAGTGTTCTTCccagcccttccctgccaccAACCACCCAACTCCCCACACTGGTCTCAGGTGAGGAGAACCCCTGCCCCTTTCCCAAAGTGCACTCACTTTTTATGTCAAGACAAATGTCATGCTCACCACTGCCATGGCATTTACATCCATATCTAGGAGAGACCGTGCGCATGTCACAGCTAACTTACTGAGTGTACTCCCTGCTTAAGATGACTCGTGTTACTGCCTGCAGCCCCAACTCAAATGGAACTCAGAAGAGCAAGGACATTTGTCTGCTTTATTCACTGCATGAAGCTACATGCTTCAGAAAGTGTCTGCACCTAGTAGACACTTGATGTATACTTGGTAAAGGACTTAGTCCTAAGCAGCACCTTCTCAGACCTAGGGTGATTCTGGACCCCTCTGGTGGCCTACAATGATCCCTGCTCTGACAACACCAAGGAAGGAGGCACTGAAACCtcctttagaaatgagaaaactggggtgggtaAGGGGGAGTGGCTGTGAGCTTCTTCACTGGGAAGAGGAAAGTCCTGCCTAAGAACAACACTGCCCCTCCAGCCACCCTGTCCACTGAGCCAGGCTCGGGGAAGCACTTTCCATGGGTTCTCCCCAGTAGTTCTTACCATCAACCTTGAAGGCTTTTCCTTTAACTGCTCCCattcccaaggaggaaactgaggccagtggGTGAAATGACATTTCTGAGACACAAGCATGTTGGGGGCAGAGCAGTCAAGTGGCCAGGGATGGGGCTGGCTCTCACCTGTGGAACACCCAGTGCAGGACATGCTTGGTGGTGGTGAAGACCCGGTATGTTCCGAGGAAGATGTTGATGTACATGAGGTCGCCCTCCTGGAAGGCGGGCACCAGGTGCTCCACCAGCTTCTCCCAATTGCCTGCCTTGACTGTGCATACCACGGGGTTCTCCTCCCTTGTGAGGGTTGAGTTGTTGTTCCTCTAGGGAACACCAGAGGAGGCACGTGGGGTCAGAGTGAGAACTGTGGACCCttaggtggggctggggctgtggGCAGACCTGCTGTCCCCAAGCCCTGAGTGACTTGAGGCTGAGGGGGTCATGGGTGCTTCTAGCAGAGGAAGGTCCTTGGCCTTGCAATTGAAGTTGAAGTgaggaaataactgaaaaatgaGATCCTAGACCCAGCAAAGGGCAGATGCCTGGAGTGTCCCTGGGGGAGAAAGACCCCTGCAGGCCCGAGGATCTGAACAGATGCCTCAGGGATCAGCAGACCCACCTGGTCAGTAATTGACTTTCAGGACTCCACTGCTCATAGGGTCAGAGTCACAAGGTTGtgccatttgccaccctgacCCCAGatcaggaaaatgaaggaaaatgaaaagacccAGTTCCAGGCAGGGTGCAGGGACGCTCCTGCCTACAGAGACAGAGGGTCGTAACTGAATTCCTCTACCCTTAGGGAAGTTTTCTGGCCCTTGTGCTTGAGAGTGATGTCTGTGTGTCCTCTGTTCAGCCATCCCTTTCCTGGGAgcctctgccaggggcaggaGGGATCAGTGCTTTGGGGCATGTGGGAGGTGTTCAGGGCAGCAGTGCTGACGGCCACAGGGAAGGACCATTCAAGGTCCAGCAGCACCAAGGCTAAATCACTGCTCGAAGCTGCCTCCCTTCTGGAATATTGGGCAGCCAAGTCAGGCCTCAGCACCTGACCTGGGAAGGTGAAGGAGACAGATACCCGACATGGCAAGATCCCTTTTAAGTGAGAGGAGCAGTCAGGCTTGAAGCAGACTTTTAAGGACAGTCATGATGACTGCTGCTGGGGACATGGGACCAGGCAGTGGAAACAGAAATACAGCAGCAGAAAGCACACATGTGTGAGGTGAGCCCACCCCTCAGCCTACCTTGAAGGGAAACCCATAGAAAAGACTCCTCTCTGCTGTTCCTTTAACCATTTGAAGTGACCTGCCCTCTGGCCTATGGAATGGCAGTGTGGTGGGTGATTGGTGGGGGCCCAGATTCCTCAGGAAGTGGGGTATTGGGCCACTTAGGGGttaaagccctgggagagagagccAGGGAATGGCCAGGGTGGGAGACAGGCCCTGCAGTGCTCCCCCACTGTTTCAGGACCCCAGTTGGCACCTGTTCCTACCTGGAACCAGCACTGGCTCTTTCCTGGGCCATGAGAGGCCTGTATCTTCTGCAGAGAGATGCTGTAGATGAGGCCATCCTCCAGCTCCTCACTGCCCACCTGCATAGAACTCTGGGaagacattgcccaggagccaGGCCAAGGAAGTGAGCTAGTGGCCTGCCCTCTCCACAAGGGAAGTTGTTCCCTGTTTGGGCTGGGACCAAGATCAGTTCCAGTTGGgcatctgccttcccctccagccccATTGGAGAGCAGATAACAGCTGAGCGCTCAGGGTTATTACTGGTCCAAAGTGGTGCCTTCCAGTCATGACCCGGCAGGTGACAGGGAAGCACCTACTGGGTTCCCATCCCTGACTTCCTGCTCCTTCCCAGGCTGGCCCCAGTGCTCATGACTCAAACTCACTGGGATTTGGATGGGAAGTGGGGCTGCCCAGGCAGGAGCACAGTAGGGGCATGTGCTGAATTGACTGGCCCTGGGCCACCCCACATTTCCTTTGGGGACCTCCTGGCCGATGACCAGAAGCCTTGTGGCTGAGGCCTGAGCCAGTGTTGAAAGCGATGGCTAAAGGACTCATTCCTGGTGTGGTTGAGTCTGGAGCCTCATGAATTGGGAATGCAGCAGGAGAACATAGTGCCCTCTTGGGtgtctcctgccaagtgagctgggaaggggctgcctgtggaatctgggtgcctggttaccagagTTCCAAGTTCTGCTGTGACCTCTCACCCaggaagtgaggtcacctccttAGTTCCCCTTACCTGGGCCCCTCAACTGTAAGAACTCCACAAAAGTCCCTCTGCATGTCTGTCTGTGTATCCTCCTCACATAGATCACCTTGTAACTGGACACAGTTCTGCCACCATGTCCCTCCCCACAGCTACCTGGGAAGGCCTGTGTGCAGCTTGGCCCCCAGATATGAGGAGACCCAGCTGAGTTCAGACCTGGCTACTCCTTCCTTTTGGTTTTGTGACCCCAGACTAATCGCTGAGGCCTCCCCAGTCTCCTCGCTGATGCAGTGGGACTCATTCTAGCATCTGCTTCCTGGGGACATCATCGAGTCTGTGGGGAGAACACTGCAAACTCCACAgtcttgcttcccatgtatctaATACACAGGCAGACATGGAATAAACAGGAAGGGGATGGACATAGCCAGAATACAACTCAAaacagggctggggagggctgtGTGATCTTAGGAAGCTAACCTCCTCTCCTGGATTGCTGCCTCAGCCTCTACCATGATGTGGCTGTAATGAGATGAAATTCAGCCATTGTTGCTGGGCCAGAATCCTTCCAGAGGCTTCCCTTTATATTTAGAGTCAGTTGCAAGTGCCTCCTCTCAACCTCTGTGGGGGCTGCCTGTGCCCTGGGTCCTGCCATCTCTGCTTCCAGGTATGAGCAGCCTCATATATTCCCCTTGCACTGAGTCCTGGCCAAGTGATTTGctgctaaacaaaataaaatggctaagTATCAGGACGTCCCTCCTATAACTTACACAAAAGGCTGTTCTGTCTTCACTGCTCTCCCTGTGAGTGAACTCTGCCTCTCTTGGTCTCTCTCTCACTTAACATGAATCCTGCAGGTCAGCACATCAGGTCTGGGAAGCAGCTTCTGCCcagctgagcctcagtggaggcACTGCCCCCAGCAGCTGCCTTTCCAGCCTCCTCTCAGGAAGCTCCTTCTTGGCATTCTGGTCACAGTGTAAGTGTCACCTCAGTGTGTCCTTCCAGGCCCTCACCTGGTGGTCCCATAGCCCTCCTTGCAGCACCCTGCTTAGCCTTCTCTATAGCACTTGCTCTTTTCATGCACTTGTCTTTGCTTTCATGCTTTTGTCCAcctcctgctgggtgggggcctCTGGGGTTCTTTTCATCCACAGCCAGGACCAAGCACAGATCTTGTTGTAGCATGAGTGCTTGGTGCACAGGTGCTGAATGAATACCTGAGATGACCTCTGGCGCCCTTTACCAGCCTCTGCCAGCCCAGAATTTGGAGATGGATGCTAATGACAGGAGGTACATGTTGTGTCTGAGGCAGGTGGATGTCCAGAAAGTCCTCTGGATGACTCTCTCAGTCTCCAGGGTCTCAGCAGGCACAGTGGGCACAGCTGGTGATGAGGCTGCCTGACCCCTGCTGGCCAGTATTAGCACTGCAGCTCCTGGTGGGATATCCACAAAAGTGATCACACACTTTGACACTCCTCAAGGCAGCGTCTCTCCTGGGCCCCTGGAAGAGCAGTGGGTCATCACAGAAGGACCAGGCTGAATGGACACTTCCCTGAGTCTGTGCTACCATTGCGGATGACACACTCTAAACACCCAAAGTGCTGAGGAGGAGACTGAGGCCTCTCTCCTTGTGCGCTTCTACTCCAGGGAGGTGCTCAGCCCATTTTGAGGTGCCCAGAGCCCCTCTGACCCCAGGCATGTCATTTCAAGTTGGTGCTGGGCTGTCCCCAGTCATGCATGGTCCTGGAACCTTGGGGACCCCCTTACTATCAGCTTGTCATCTTCTCCTGTGCCCATGTATGAGTCTGTGGGC
This genomic interval from Dasypus novemcinctus isolate mDasNov1 chromosome 30, mDasNov1.1.hap2, whole genome shotgun sequence contains the following:
- the LOC131276670 gene encoding ral guanine nucleotide dissociation stimulator-like; this encodes MSSQSSMQVGSEELEDGLIYSISLQKIQASHGPGKSQCWFQRNNNSTLTREENPVVCTVKAGNWEKLVEHLVPAFQEGDLMYINIFLGTYRVFTTTKHVLHWVFHSTLSSLLGTWLDKYPEDFFQPAASPCLKLLVGYAQVHLPGSALEHHAEVLLSQMSHPEPTEADPNVPPLEGKACLAEPPEPLPELKSAAGQVTPSEPSSPWPETSENLLSEEKANLLAFPPELVAQQLTLMDAELFKKVVPYHCLGTTWSQHNEKGQEHVAPTVCAVITQFNHVTNCVITTCLGDQSMKAQDRARVVEHWIKVARECQTLKTFSSLYAIPSALESQSIHRLKKTWEEVSRDSFHLFQMLSEFVSNENNLSQSCELIIKEEISKFSTQEMKPKRTQKKEQQKEMGVIESVVPCLGTYLTQFLMVDNAMQEYLEGRMVNFEKRRKENQMIAELQQLQAGSCYDSLMPSEKFGAWFGDMKQLSKKDSYHLSCELEPPSQLASKNLKDKHHLEVNCQAPDTESSGSSNPYSSFQLHSGDAADSPHTHEAGSSSSKVNIYLDHDLESQDDHEMKVSNQEIAPAVIHKAMEELNMDGEKPEDNKLVQIISEDQMLQIPDSAKVYYMMPPSPKYQLMLIKWTSPMDTKLKKRAISAFLGKKLKGPKF